A genomic segment from Maniola jurtina chromosome 9, ilManJurt1.1, whole genome shotgun sequence encodes:
- the LOC123868489 gene encoding uncharacterized protein LOC123868489: METRRHRHASAHTAQITSGVDSSSDEDYRTPPSSTGSADDTRPPRRAPRRRATHPPPDGLEQQELRAPTTASAASGVVRRMRWTQRMNENVMRAYYRATDGGTNLTGYRSRMVSLFQALEPTVTVSAQRLSDQVRVIQRRRVLDESTLDRLRLNLPQVITTGNSTHESPQIPSVIEILNTQEELQGGLDLEVSNQNDEQMRRTLEDAILEFRSVPNNLRPKLPRLPVHRRNMALMAVLDKILGTYLESSYDLNDTHSILYCGAVAVCRIASIKFPELHRAVKRPNTAPAWQAGIERRISLTRTLIAKLICFKAGNSRPRIMRFVHQAFAGTNISPSQYLSLVTDRIDFLKQKVYAWAQRIRRFKKRIDRASQNRMFQSDQRKMYRNWERPRGCMVVGELPTPDSMSDFWRSIWSAPIDHTEGEWMNVVRDQCATVVEMNPVTISAEDVRCAIRSASNWKCPGPDGLHNFWLKWFRSAHPVLATQFQNSIDSGSLPTLMTTGVTFLIHKSGSTVQNGCKARARGTKELLLIDTAICQQVRRNRKNLVAAWIDYKKAYDSVPHTWLMEIMRLYKVDATLCSFLDSYLSVKVKHINILECQKRLVLK; the protein is encoded by the exons ATGGAAACTCGACGACATCGACATGCCAGCGCACATACAGCACAAATAACATCTGGTGTTGACTCGTCGTCGGACGAGGATTATAGGACCCCGCCGTCATCTACGGGGTCCGCCGATGACACCAGGCCACCGAGACGAGCACCACGACGACGAGCAACACACCCGCCACCGGATGGCTTGGAGCAACAGGAGCTGCGTGCTCCTACGACTGCTTCCGCCGCCAGTGGTGTAGTGCGTCGCATGAGATGGACTCAACGAATGAATGAGAACGTCATGCGAGCGTACTATAGGGCGACAGATGGGGGAACTAATCTCACTGGGTATCGCTCAAGAATGGTGTCTTTGTTTCAGGCCCTTGAACCGACAGTGACCGTGTCCGCTCAGCGGCTATCGGATCAGGTGCGAGTTATTCAGCGCCGTCGTGTGCTGGATGAATCTACACTTGATCGGTTGCGCTTAAATTTACCACAAGTTATTACTACCGGTAACTCGACTCATGAATCTCCACAAATTCCGAGTGTTATAGAGATTTTAAACACCCAAGAGGAGTTACAAGGTGGTTTAGATTTGGAGGTAAGTAACCAGAATGATGAGCAAATGAGGAGGACTTTGGAGGATGCGATTTTAGAGTTTAGATCTGTGCCTAACAACCTTAGACCGAAACTACCTCGTTTGCCTGTCCATAGACGAAATATGGCGTTGATGGCAGTTCTAgacaaaatattaggtacatatttagaaAGTTCATATGACCTAAATGATACGCATTCGATCCTATACTGTGGAGCTGTTGCAGTATGTCGGATAGCTTCTATCAAATTTCCAGAGCTGCATAGAGCTGTAAAAAGACCAAATACAGCTCCAGCTTGGCAGGCTGGGATCGAAAGGCGCATCTCTTTGACTAGAACTCTCATTGCAAAGCTGATCTGTTTTAAGGCGGGCAATAGTCGCCCGAGGATAATGCGATTTGTACACCAAGCATTTGCTGGGACTAATATTAGTCCCTCTCAGTATTTGTCTTTGGTTACGGATCGTATTGACTTCTTGAAACAGAAAGTCTATGCATGGGCACAACGCATTAGGCGCTTTAAAAAACGCATTGATCGAGCTTCTCAGAATCGTATGTTCCAAAGTGACCAACGGAAGATGTACAGGAATTGGGAACGACCTAGAGGTTGTATGGTCGTTGGAGAGCTTCCTACACCTGATTCTATGTCAGATTTCTGGCGTAGCATTTGGTCGGCTCCCATAGATCATACCGAAGGTGAGTGGATGAATGTTGTGAGGGACCAGTGCGCTACGGTGGTAGAGATGAATCCTGTAACCATTAGTGCTGAGGATGTAAGATGTGCAATTCGTTCGGCATCGAACTGGAAATGCCCGGGGCCGGATGGGCTCCACAACTTCTGGCTAAAATGGTTCCGTAGTGCACATCCTGTCTTAGCAACACAATTCCAGAACTCCATTGACTCTGGATCGTTACCGACACTCATGACAACTGGTGTCACGTTCTTGATACATAAGTCCGGAAGTACC GTTCAGAATGGATGTAAGGCTAGGGCACGCGGTACAAAGGAACTACTCCTCATTGACACTGCTATTTGCCAACAGGTTCGGCGAAATAGAAAAAATCTAGTGGCTGCTTGGATTGACTACAAGAAGGCCTATGATTCAGTGCCTCACACGTGGCTCATGGAGATCATGAGGTTGTATAAGGTCGATGCAACTCTATGTTCTTTCCTTGACTCAT ATCTCTCTGTGAAGGTGAAACATATAAATATCTTGGAATGTCAGAAGCGCTTGGTATTGAAGTGA